Proteins encoded in a region of the Antedon mediterranea chromosome 2, ecAntMedi1.1, whole genome shotgun sequence genome:
- the LOC140040182 gene encoding uncharacterized protein produces the protein MWGKNVKSANSWETADLGDDARRDKFLRLMGAKKKSTGTAQQSEPAKHTRTEDEEKKMQTELESQFQNSLDAKLAGRSRRRVGFGFQEEEEEDIKKKKELVKPEGKHTRFDSDDEDDDNDDKKEDGKVQQINEYKNRSESDEESESEGKKRRNLEKRKKRQHSSEEEESRRSEKKRERLYTLQEDDRELSSKKKKDRKSSSDSETEKLSSHSSKKKKKKDRKSSSDSETEKLSSHSSKKKKKKDRKSSSDSGTEKLSSHSSKKKTKHKTDK, from the exons ATGTGGGGAAAA aatGTGAAATCTGCTAACAGTTGGGAGACAGCTGATCTGGGAGATGATGCAAGACGTGATAAATTCCTCCGGTTAATGGGGGCTAAAAAAAAG AGCACTGGAACTGCACAACAGTCGGAACCAGCTAAGCATACAAGAACAG AGGATGAAGAAAAGAAAATGCAGACAGAATTAGAGAGTCAGTTTCAAAACAGTCTTGACGCTAAATTAGCTGGACGAAGTAGAAGACGTGTTGGGTTTGGTTTCCAAGAGGAAGAAGAGGAGgacataaaaaagaaaaaagagcTTGTGAAGCCTGAAGGAAAACACACACGTTTTGACtcagatgatgaagatgatgacaatgatgataaaaAAGAAGATGGTAAAGTACAACAAATTAACGAATATAAGAACAGAAGTGAATCTGATGAAGAATCGGAAAGTGAAGGGAAAAAGAGAAGAAATTTGGAAAAGCGCAAAAAACGGCAACATTCAAGTGAAG AAGAAGAAAGTAGGAGGTCAGAGAAGAAAAGAGAAAGGTTATATACATTGCAAGAAGATGATAGAGAACTCAGCAGTAAGAAGAAAAAGGATAGAAAATCGTCAAGTGATAGCGAGACGGAGAAATTATCAAGTCACTCAtcaaagaagaaaaagaaaaaggaTAGAAAGTCGTCCAGTGATAGTGAGACGGAGAAATTATCAAGTCACTcatcaaagaaaaaaaagaaaaaggatAGAAAGTCGTCCAGTGATAGCGGGACGGAGAAATTATCAAGTCACTCATCAAAGAAGAAAACGAAACACAAAAcggataaatga
- the LOC140039216 gene encoding EF-hand calcium-binding domain-containing protein 6-like yields MPSLSPRQSPASRPANLPVIQHPKSRLGDYNTLNVIGLSTSDGNPRPMSVNSGWSRVDLLPALRLRPESCPLHKHNRMLTWPPVHEVKAGQQTAKIPKQTMISGIPRCKYSSEELYELVKESLTTGFHGVKQLFKANDPQGSGVISRAGLCRILYHLVGYLTTKQVHKLLERLGFESKNLISFDEFLSVFQKSETVRKEWMSPCKRKEVYAQQRKRDQPEENLRDRTLGNHYEDGDYVLATYANALLKDKCKRSDFNLKDHLAPSCFDKSAVILPPQLQECLASIGVLLDDYEMQKLWEKYDVENTGILTSVSFFNKLGLDAKGKIKTKQSLVSTVSSYAIDHQSIPLQNNIGKHNGNQNHHKSPKNGLSKSVFNSQWYPYNDIMSFIFSKVEENFLAMMTSCKNLADGNGSITFENLQTVLRKHNIPVALTELDKLVEKCRAKRGTGNASYKDFLYMFMTRSEHGIAHKVMLNTNHRFNIVTGPARGNLSAEDTEAKLVEVLHSCFLRLLAAFRQADVANIQVVNKRLFQRTIEQVFNISLAEDDLKSILLQFSLEEDGLVPYPEFLGLFNKKRPQSISTHSTAQSGHKRKSSPRQSPKQQEDRHVNSPEVKFEAKYQSKKMETRYRSVTELNYQIQEAIHKSSICLEAFQRLDTKSTGKMSRTQMYCWLQKLGVQLHPTELQHLWTSMNLSKDGVVDYAEVYAYFMSVKKETEDKQHFIGQIKIPWIVKNWSYIKQTLRELDPQGSTCVPISDFHSLSHDLKLNLSNVELDELSDRFDINHNGLFHYLDFLQLFVGQPSVQKHSVTKYNKYTYTIPRKDNEAHITVASAMLTLRKKLLQNWKSLRRAFRKADLNNDGFLSIVEFKSILTGSMQIHIDDEDLYHVLSEFDENMDGKISYDEFISRIIE; encoded by the exons ATGCCTTCATTATCGCCAAGACAATCTCCGGCATCACGGCCTGCAAATCTACCCGTCATTCAGCATCCCAAGAGCAGGTTAGGAGACTACAATACCTTGAATGTCATTGGGTTATCAACATCAGATGGCAACCCTAGGCCGATGTCTGTTAACTCTGGGTGGAGCCGGGTAGATCTGTTGCCAGCATTACGCCTACGCCCTGAAAGCTGTCCTCTTCATAAACATAATCGTATGTTAACATGGCCTCCAG TTCATGAGGTCAAAGCGGGACAGCAAACAGCGAAAATACCAAAACAAACCATGATTAGCGGCATTCCACGATGCAAATACAGCTCAGAAGAG TTGTATGAACTAGTAAAAGAAAGTTTAACTACTGGTTTCCATGGAGTCAAACAACTCTTCAAAGCAAATGATCCTCAAGGGTCAGGGGTCATTTCAAGAGCAGGACTGTGCAGAATTTTATATCACTTAGTTGGTTATCTGACAACTAAACAAGTTCATAAACTTCTTGAGAG GCTTGGTTTTGAATCTAAAAATCTAATTTCATTTGATGAATTTTTGTCAGTTTTCCAAAAATCTGAG ACCGTGAGAAAAGAATGGATGAGTCCATGTAAACGTAAGGAAGTGTACGCCCAACAACGCAAGAGAGACCAGCCTGAAGAAAATCTTCGAGATCGCACACTTGGCAACCATTATGAAGATGGTGACTACGTATTAGCTACATATGCTAATGCTCTTCTGAAAGATAAATGCAAACGAAG TGATTTCAACTTGAAAGACCATTTAGCACCATCCTGTTTTGATAAATCTGCAGTCATCTTACCCCCTCAACTTCAAGAGTGCCTTGCAAGCATTGGTGTGTTGCTTGACGATTATGAAATGCAAAAACTATGGGAAAA ATATGATGTAGAAAACACTGGTATATTGACTTcagtttcattttttaataagcTGGGTTTGGATGCCAAAGGAAAGATAAAGACTAAACAGAGTCTAGTATCAACTGTATCATCGTATGCAATAGACCATCAAAGCATACCACTCCAG AATAACATTGGAAAACACAATGGCAATCAGAATCATCACAAGTCTCCAAAAAATGGCCTGAGTAAAAGTGTCTTCAACAGCCAGTGGTACCCTTACAATGATATCATGTCGTTCATTTTCAGCAAG GTTGAGGAGAACTTCCTAGCAATGATGACATCTTGTAAAAATCTTGCTGATGGCAATGGCAGCATCACTTTTGAGAATCTTCAGACTGTCCTCAGAAAGCACAACATTCCAGTAGCTCTTACGGAATTGGACAAACTTGTGGAAAA ATGCAGAGCTAAAAGAGGAACTGGAAATGCCAGCTACAAGGATTTTCTGTATATGTTCATGACAAGATCTGAACATGGCATTGCCCACAAGGTGATGTTGAATActaatcacag atTTAATATAGTAACAGGACCTGCTAGAGGTAATTTATCTGCCGAGGATACTGAAGCCAAGCTAGTTGAGGTCTTGCATAGCTGTTTTCTAAGGCTGCTGGCTGCTTTCAG ACAAGCTGATGTAGCAAATATCCAAGTTGTTAACAAGAGGTTGTTTCAGAGGACAATTGAACAGGTGTTCAATATATCACTGGCAGAAGATGATCTTAAAAGCATCCTATTACAGTTCAGTCTTGAAGAAGATGGTCTTGTACCTTATCCAGAATTTCTTGGTCTTTTTAATAAAAAGAG gCCTCAATCTATATCTACACACTCTACTGCGCAATCAGGACACAAAAGAAAGTCCAGTCCAAGACAATCACCAAAACAACAAGAAGATAGACATGTAAATAGCCCTGAAGTAAAGTTTGAAGCCAAATATCAGagcaaaaaaatggaaactagaTACAGATCAGTCACTGAG TTGAATTATCAAATTCAAGAGGCCATTCATAAAAGCTCAATTTGCCTAGAAGCTTTCCAACGATTAGATACAAAATCTACTGGAAAGATGTCACGGACACAGATGTATTGCTGGCTTCAGAA GCTTGGTGTTCAGCTACATCCTACAGAACTACAGCATCTATGGACCTCAATGAACCTATCCAAGGATGGCGTGGTTGATTATGCAGAAGTCTATGCTTACTTTATGTCTGTCAAAAAAGAAACAG AAGACAAACAACATTTTATTGGTCAAATTAAAATTCCTTGG atcGTTAAAAATTGGAGCTATATCAAGCAAACTTTAAGAGAATTGGACCCACAGGGTTCAACTTGTGTACCAATCTCAGATTTCCAT AGTCTGTCTCATGACCTAAAGCTAAATTTATCAAATGTTGAACTGGACGAACTGAGTGACAGATTTGATATTAATCACAATGGACT gtTTCATTACTTAGATTTTCTTCAGCTGTTTGTAGGCCAGCCATCAGTACAAAAGCATTCTGTTACCAAGTATAATAAGTATACTTACACCATACCAAGAAAG gaTAATGAAGCACACATAACAGTCGCATCTGCAATGCTGACTCTCAGGAAGAAG ctTCTACAAAACTGGAAAAGTCTACGCAGGGCTTTTCGTAAAGCTGACCTCAACAACGATGGCTTTCTAAGTATTGTGGAGTTTAAGAGCATTCTCACCGGCAGCATGCAGATCCACATAGATGATGAAGATTTGTATCATGTTCTCAGCGAGTTTGATGAAAACATGGATGGGAAGATATCATATGATGAATTTATATCTAGGATTATTGAATGA